Proteins found in one Mytilus edulis chromosome 2, xbMytEdul2.2, whole genome shotgun sequence genomic segment:
- the LOC139513560 gene encoding DNA ligase 1-like isoform X1, whose translation MSAVEVSRQPLHNSHNSFGSTEGDGRLTVASTVSGSFSVNSNYSHGTDRFSSLSRLSRASIKLRTTSSFPSILSLYEPIQEGKVYQGDRQKPPFTDRGPQRKKEKGKPKRFAKSKEWGEHLDTRFKTEPVRLSKPNRTIRIEAVAREQMDKYDKYIKELNTKVEKQRDQQRKRDEEFEERLKQLEEEGKKKHKIVKRPKEQFVHDREYVRNLPKSNLSKMVRLSDDLQKKGILKTPLDVDKFWRDFGKKSIDNTDIFKRDPLTEVPDSRHWIGKKTTLQSLDDKAKKRKLKKIYGSQDSNPLPTIPSRKSRQRKAKSSEENPGTKGSDKSKSAFDPSPGPSEKHSELTTPSEV comes from the exons ATGTCGGCAGTCGAAGTGTCTCGGCAG CCACTCCACAACAGCCACAATAGCTTCGGAAGTACAGAGGGTGACGGTCGTTTAACAGTagccagcacagtatcaggatcCTTTTCTGTCAACTCAAACTACAGTCATGGAACAGATAGATTTTCATCTTTGTCCAGACTAAGTAGAGCCAGTATCAAACTTAGAACCACATCCAGCTTCCCCAGTATTCTAAGTTTGTACGAACCTATACAGGAAGGG aaaGTTTATCAAGGTGATCGTCAAAAGCCACCATTTACTGATAGAGGACCTCAACGAAAGAAAGAAAAAGGAAAACCAAAGCGTTTTGCAAAATCGAAAGAGTGGGGAGAGCATTTGGATACACGATTCAAAACTGAG CCAGTTAGATTATCAAAGCCT AATCGGACAATACGAATAGAAGCAGTAGCGAGAGAACAAATGGACAAATACGATAAGTACATAAAAGAACTGAATACAAAAGTAGAAAAACAGAGAGATCAACAAAGAAAGCGCGATGAAGAGTTTGAAGAAAGACTAAAACAGTTAGAGGAAGAG ggAAAGAAGAAACATAAAATTGTGAAAAGACCAAAAGAACAATTTGTTCACGATCGCGAATACGTTAGAAACCTGCCCAAGTCCAATCTATCTAAG ATGGTTCGATTATCAGATGATCTTCAGAAAAAGGGTATATTAAAAACGCCATTAGATGTGGACAAATTTTGGAGAGATTTCGGCAAAAAAAGTATTGATAATACAGACATATTTAAACGTGACCCTTTAACAGAAG TACCAGATAGTCGACATTGGATCGGTAAAAAGACAACATTACAATCCCTAGATGATAAAGCAAAGAAAAGAAAGCTGAAGAAAATATATGGCAGTCAGGATTCCAATCCGTTACCCACAATCCCTTCACGGAAGTCGAGACAGAGGAAAGCAAAATCTTCGGAGG AGAATCCTGGTACAAAAGGATCTGACAAAAGTAAAAGTGCATTTGACCCTAGTCCTGGACCATCAGAAAAACATTCGGAACTTACAACGCCATCTGAAGTGTGA
- the LOC139513560 gene encoding DNA ligase 1-like isoform X3 — MSAVEVSRQPLHNSHNSFGSTEGDGRLTVASTVSGSFSVNSNYSHGTDRFSSLSRLSRASIKLRTTSSFPSILSLYEPIQEGKVYQGDRQKPPFTDRGPQRKKEKGKPKRFAKSKEWGEHLDTRFKTENRTIRIEAVAREQMDKYDKYIKELNTKVEKQRDQQRKRDEEFEERLKQLEEEGKKKHKIVKRPKEQFVHDREYVRNLPKSNLSKMVRLSDDLQKKGILKTPLDVDKFWRDFGKKSIDNTDIFKRDPLTEVPDSRHWIGKKTTLQSLDDKAKKRKLKKIYGSQDSNPLPTIPSRKSRQRKAKSSEENPGTKGSDKSKSAFDPSPGPSEKHSELTTPSEV, encoded by the exons ATGTCGGCAGTCGAAGTGTCTCGGCAG CCACTCCACAACAGCCACAATAGCTTCGGAAGTACAGAGGGTGACGGTCGTTTAACAGTagccagcacagtatcaggatcCTTTTCTGTCAACTCAAACTACAGTCATGGAACAGATAGATTTTCATCTTTGTCCAGACTAAGTAGAGCCAGTATCAAACTTAGAACCACATCCAGCTTCCCCAGTATTCTAAGTTTGTACGAACCTATACAGGAAGGG aaaGTTTATCAAGGTGATCGTCAAAAGCCACCATTTACTGATAGAGGACCTCAACGAAAGAAAGAAAAAGGAAAACCAAAGCGTTTTGCAAAATCGAAAGAGTGGGGAGAGCATTTGGATACACGATTCAAAACTGAG AATCGGACAATACGAATAGAAGCAGTAGCGAGAGAACAAATGGACAAATACGATAAGTACATAAAAGAACTGAATACAAAAGTAGAAAAACAGAGAGATCAACAAAGAAAGCGCGATGAAGAGTTTGAAGAAAGACTAAAACAGTTAGAGGAAGAG ggAAAGAAGAAACATAAAATTGTGAAAAGACCAAAAGAACAATTTGTTCACGATCGCGAATACGTTAGAAACCTGCCCAAGTCCAATCTATCTAAG ATGGTTCGATTATCAGATGATCTTCAGAAAAAGGGTATATTAAAAACGCCATTAGATGTGGACAAATTTTGGAGAGATTTCGGCAAAAAAAGTATTGATAATACAGACATATTTAAACGTGACCCTTTAACAGAAG TACCAGATAGTCGACATTGGATCGGTAAAAAGACAACATTACAATCCCTAGATGATAAAGCAAAGAAAAGAAAGCTGAAGAAAATATATGGCAGTCAGGATTCCAATCCGTTACCCACAATCCCTTCACGGAAGTCGAGACAGAGGAAAGCAAAATCTTCGGAGG AGAATCCTGGTACAAAAGGATCTGACAAAAGTAAAAGTGCATTTGACCCTAGTCCTGGACCATCAGAAAAACATTCGGAACTTACAACGCCATCTGAAGTGTGA
- the LOC139513560 gene encoding DNA ligase 1-like isoform X2: MKSHQPLHNSHNSFGSTEGDGRLTVASTVSGSFSVNSNYSHGTDRFSSLSRLSRASIKLRTTSSFPSILSLYEPIQEGKVYQGDRQKPPFTDRGPQRKKEKGKPKRFAKSKEWGEHLDTRFKTEPVRLSKPNRTIRIEAVAREQMDKYDKYIKELNTKVEKQRDQQRKRDEEFEERLKQLEEEGKKKHKIVKRPKEQFVHDREYVRNLPKSNLSKMVRLSDDLQKKGILKTPLDVDKFWRDFGKKSIDNTDIFKRDPLTEVPDSRHWIGKKTTLQSLDDKAKKRKLKKIYGSQDSNPLPTIPSRKSRQRKAKSSEENPGTKGSDKSKSAFDPSPGPSEKHSELTTPSEV, from the exons ATGAAGTCTCATCAG CCACTCCACAACAGCCACAATAGCTTCGGAAGTACAGAGGGTGACGGTCGTTTAACAGTagccagcacagtatcaggatcCTTTTCTGTCAACTCAAACTACAGTCATGGAACAGATAGATTTTCATCTTTGTCCAGACTAAGTAGAGCCAGTATCAAACTTAGAACCACATCCAGCTTCCCCAGTATTCTAAGTTTGTACGAACCTATACAGGAAGGG aaaGTTTATCAAGGTGATCGTCAAAAGCCACCATTTACTGATAGAGGACCTCAACGAAAGAAAGAAAAAGGAAAACCAAAGCGTTTTGCAAAATCGAAAGAGTGGGGAGAGCATTTGGATACACGATTCAAAACTGAG CCAGTTAGATTATCAAAGCCT AATCGGACAATACGAATAGAAGCAGTAGCGAGAGAACAAATGGACAAATACGATAAGTACATAAAAGAACTGAATACAAAAGTAGAAAAACAGAGAGATCAACAAAGAAAGCGCGATGAAGAGTTTGAAGAAAGACTAAAACAGTTAGAGGAAGAG ggAAAGAAGAAACATAAAATTGTGAAAAGACCAAAAGAACAATTTGTTCACGATCGCGAATACGTTAGAAACCTGCCCAAGTCCAATCTATCTAAG ATGGTTCGATTATCAGATGATCTTCAGAAAAAGGGTATATTAAAAACGCCATTAGATGTGGACAAATTTTGGAGAGATTTCGGCAAAAAAAGTATTGATAATACAGACATATTTAAACGTGACCCTTTAACAGAAG TACCAGATAGTCGACATTGGATCGGTAAAAAGACAACATTACAATCCCTAGATGATAAAGCAAAGAAAAGAAAGCTGAAGAAAATATATGGCAGTCAGGATTCCAATCCGTTACCCACAATCCCTTCACGGAAGTCGAGACAGAGGAAAGCAAAATCTTCGGAGG AGAATCCTGGTACAAAAGGATCTGACAAAAGTAAAAGTGCATTTGACCCTAGTCCTGGACCATCAGAAAAACATTCGGAACTTACAACGCCATCTGAAGTGTGA